GGCGTATCGACGTCGGCTACCCCGAAGACCGCGACGAGGCCGAGAAACGACTGCAGGAACTCGAGTCCACCGCGTCCGCCTGAGCGGGGTCTGAACGGAGAACCGGCTCAAGAGTCGGGCACCGGCGCCCGTTCGGGGCTCCCCTCGAGGGGCGACACGTCGTCGACGCTGCGAATCTGGGTTTCGAAGAACTCCAGATGTGCCCGGATTTTGTCGCCGTCCCACTCCCACCACGCCGTCTCGAGGAGCGCCTCCCGGACCTCTCGAGGGAAGCGCCAGCCGATCCGCTCGGCGGGGGTACCGGCGACGACCGCGTACGGTTCGACGTCGCTCGTCACGACCGAGCCGGCGGCGACGACCGCCCCGTGGCCGATCGTCACCCCGGAGAGAACGATACATCGGGTTCCGAACCAGACGTCGCTTCCGACCGTGATCGTGCCCTTGGAGGTGTAGGCAATCTCGCTGTCGAGTACCGTCTGATACAGCCGGCGCTGGATCGACGGCCTGTTCATATCGTGGTTCGTCTGCTGGAACGTGGTGTTGCGGGCGACCGCACAGTAGTTGCCGATTTCGACGGCGCCCACGAGCTCACAGCCGGGCTCGAGGTTCGTGTACCGTCCGACGGACACGTCGCCGTTGAGCACGCACTTCGTGCTCAGGCGTACGCCCGACTCGAGGACGACGTCCCCCCGTAGTAGGCACAGCGGGGCGATCTGCACCGATTCAGCGATCTCGAGCGTCGTCCGGTCACTCATCGCGTTGAGAAGCCCGTGGGTGTACCGCGGATACCCCATCGCAGACAGCGCCGCCTCGCTTACGGAGTTCATCCCGGTGTCCCTGTTACCGCGGGCCGGTAAACGCCCACTCGATCGTTCACGGGTGTTGGGCGCGGATACCGCCCCGAAGCGTGGTGAAAAGCATACCCTATCCTCGAGCGACCGGCGGTCGTGCTCGAGGCACCGTGTTCAAATACCGGTCCCTTCTGTAGACCGGCCCTACGGTCCGAAACCGACGTCTTCTCACGTACTTCCGTGAGGCTTCGGCTGCGTTCTTCACCGTCGGCGATTCACTCCACTCGGGCTCTGAACGCCCTCACGTACCGATACGCGGCGGTCAGAGCCAGCGTGTTCGTGCAGATGCTCGAGAGCAGGAGGAACTGATTCCGGCGTACCGCCCACCTCGAGTGCTGGGCGTCGGTACCGGCCCGTCCGGCGGTAAGGTGTGAAACGATCGCACCGAACCAGCCGCCGAGAGCGAGCAGCGCCAGCGCGCGTCGAAAGCGACTCATGGCCGCTATACGGACCGGCGCCTCATGACCGTTCGCCAGCTTCGTTTGACGGACCGAACCGACGACGAGCCGTTCCCACAGCTGAAGAACCAAGCTCTCTCGCGGCTACGACCGGGAGCGCTGCCGGCGGCCGAGAACCACCGCACAGACGAGGATCACGCCGACGGCGGTGAGGACGCTGAATCCGGGGATCGTGTCGGCGTCGTCGCTGTCGTCTCGGTCGTCGCTGTCGTCGTCTCGGTCGTCGGTGACGGTATCGTCGGGATCGGTCGGTGCGTCACCCGTACCGTCCGATGTGTCGTCTCGCTCGGCGGGCGTGTCGTCGTCAGGCTCGCCATCACCGTCGGTTTCACACGGATCGGTTCTGTCATCCTTTTCTTTCGCTGGGCAATCGTCATCGACGTCCGACTCATCCGGCTCCGGGCCGTCCGAACCGGAGTCATCTGAACCGTCGTGATCGTCCGAATCATCAGAGTCGTCCGAACCGTCCGAATCGTCCGAATCATCAGAGTCGTCCGAATCGTCGGAGTCGTCCGTCGCAACTACAAACGTGGTCGTGTACGTCTCCTCGTTTCCGCCGTTGTCAGCGACGGTGAGTTCGACGCTGTACGACTTCCCGTCCTCGAGGCCGAGTTCGAAGGTCGTCTCCGCGGACGTGATCTGCGTTCGGTCGTCGTCGGTCACGTCGACACCGTTGAGTTCCAGGGTGATCGAGCCCACGTCGACGCCCGAGAGTTCGTCCTCGTAGGCGAAGTGAACGGTGGTTTCGTCGGTGCCCGCCGGGAGTTCGTCCCCGTCGGCGGGCGCGACGCCGGTCAGCGTCGGCGGCGTCTCATCTATCACGAGGACGCCGTACGTCGAGAACCCGGTGACGTCGGCGACGACGAACGGCTCGTCGTCGATCCACGCGACGTTCGAGTCGACGGAATCCCACGTGCCGGTGCTATCGTCGTAGTGGTACATGGCGGCGTCGTTCACGTCGGCGCCGCCGAGTGCGTCCTCGTCGGCCGCCAGCGTGACCGTCGCGCTCTCGATCGTTCCCTGCTCGAGGTGGTAGTCGATAAACGAATCGAGTTCGGCCGTCAGGAAGCCGCCGCCGAGGTGGCCGCCCTCGAGGTTCGAGTTGACGGTGTTCTCCGAGAGTGCGACGAACAGCTCCTCGCTTTTGATCGCCTCGTCGGCGTCGTCGACGACGTCGAACTCGACGGTCGTTCCCGTCGCATCGATCTCGATGACGCCGTCTTCGAGCGTGAACCGCGTGTCGATGGCCACAGAGGCGGTGTTCTCTCCCTCGTTACCGGCGCGGTCGGTTCCGACGGCGGTGACGGTGTAGTTGCCCGACTCGTCGAACTCGAGCGTGCCGGTGAACCGCGTCGCGTCGGTCGTCGCGGGGTCCACGGTCACCGTTGCGGGCGATTCGGTGCCGTCGGCCTCCTGAACCGTCGCCGAGACTTCGGGGACGTCCGCGAGCGGCTCGGTGCTCTCGACGACGACCGTCGCCGACTCGCTGTCGACGTCCTCGACGGTGACGGCCATGTCGGGCGCCTCGCGGTCGATCACGAGCGTTTCGGTGGCCTGGGCCATCCCGCCGTTGTCGCGCTCGTCGGCGGCGACGGCCGTCAGTTCGTACCGGCCGTCGTCGGGGATGTCCACGACCGGAATCTCCGCGACCCAGATGTCGCCCTCGAGGGTCGCCTCGACCGGGACGCTGTAGGTCGTCTCGAGCGAACTGACGAGCACCGTCACCTCGTCGACCGGGTGGTCGGCCTCGACGGCCACCTCGACGGTGGCCTCGTCGCTCGCGTACACGAACTCGTCGTTTGCCTCGAGGACGTCGCCGTCGGCCGTGACGAGATCGCTCGCCGTCGAGTGGCCCTCGACGGCGACGATCGTCGGCTCGACGGTCGCCTGGGTCACGACGAGCTGGCCGGCGGACCGGTCTCCCAGATCGAGGTCGTAGGTACCTGGCTGCTCGAGTGTCGCGCTGACGTTGAGCGCGCCGAGGTGGTACCAGCCGGGTTCGAGCGTCACTTCTTGACTGCCGAGAACGTCGGTTTCGCCGGTGTCGACGTTCGTGGCGGTGAGTTCGATCTCCTCGGGACCGTCGACGGTGCCGGCCTGGTAGATGCTTCCGGTAACGTAGAACTCCTGCCCGTCGGCGACCTCGACCGCAGAGACGCCCGCGGCGAT
The sequence above is drawn from the Natrononativus amylolyticus genome and encodes:
- a CDS encoding CatB-related O-acetyltransferase gives rise to the protein MNSVSEAALSAMGYPRYTHGLLNAMSDRTTLEIAESVQIAPLCLLRGDVVLESGVRLSTKCVLNGDVSVGRYTNLEPGCELVGAVEIGNYCAVARNTTFQQTNHDMNRPSIQRRLYQTVLDSEIAYTSKGTITVGSDVWFGTRCIVLSGVTIGHGAVVAAGSVVTSDVEPYAVVAGTPAERIGWRFPREVREALLETAWWEWDGDKIRAHLEFFETQIRSVDDVSPLEGSPERAPVPDS